Proteins from a genomic interval of Harpia harpyja isolate bHarHar1 chromosome 9, bHarHar1 primary haplotype, whole genome shotgun sequence:
- the DGCR8 gene encoding microprocessor complex subunit DGCR8: MERYENVPPLPKEPAREMNVENHTCPPPLPPNEQPPPPPLQTSSDAEVMDVGSGGDGQSDTPAGDTHSICRTQLLTKGSACYKSRLIIDPNNSDQSPRTARHAPSVRKFTPDLKLLKDVKISVSFTESCKSKDRKVLYTGVEQDYKADTDFGINNVNGDLHVCPFGGSNGKAVGIGGENDDKKDDENDIDQEKRVEYAVLDELEDFTDNLMEIDEEGGGFTSKAIVQRDKVDEEALNYSYEDDFDNDVDALLEEGLRAPKTRRLENEKYGGESDHQSDGETSVQPMMTKIKTVLKSRGRPPTEPLPDGWIMTFHNSGIPVYLHRESRVVTWSRPYFLGTGSIRKHDPPLSSIPCLHYKKMKENEEREQNNDITPNGEVSPVKHLDKSSELDCQTEEPDSTAADSGPLDDKDPSGGDAAQGALGQVKAKVEVCKDESVDLEDFRRYLEKRFDFEQVTVKKFRTWAERRQFNREMKRKQAESERPILPANQKLITLSVQDAPTKKEFVINPNGKSEVCILHEYMQRVLKVRPVYNFFECENPSEPFGASVIIDGVTYGAGTASSKKLAKNKAARATLEILIPDFVKQTSEEKPKDSEELEYFNHISIEDSRVYELTSKAGLLSPYQILHECLKRNHGMGDTSIKFEVIPGKNQKSEYVMTCGKHTVRGWCKNKRVGKQLASQKILQLLHPHVKNWGSLLRMYGRESSKMVKQETSDKSVIELQQYAKKNKPNLHILNKLQEEMKKLAQEREETRKKPKMTIVESAQPGSEPLCTVDV; the protein is encoded by the exons atggagagataTGAAAATGTACCACCCCTCCCTAAAGAACCTGCAAGAGAAATGAATGTGGAGAATCATACTTGTCCCCCACCTCTGCCGCCTAATGAACAGCCTCCACCACCTCCCCTGCAAACGTCCAGTGACGCAGAGGTAATGGACGTTGGCTCTGGTGGTGATGGACAGTCAGATACCCCTGCTGGGGACACGCACAGTATCTGCAGAACACAGCTTCTCACAAAGGGATCTGCCTGCTACAAAAGTCGTCTTATAATAGACCCTAACAATAGTGACCAAAGCCCAAGAACTGCTCGTCATGCACCTTCAGTTCGAAAGTTCACCCCAGATCTTAAGTTACTTAAAGATGTAAAGATTAGTGTTAGCTTTACAGAAAGCTGCAAAAGCAAAGATAGGAAAGTTCTGTACACTGGAGTTGAGCAGGATTATAAGGCAGATACAGATTTTGGTATTAATAATGTCAATGGGGATTTGCATGTTTGTCCTTTCGGTGGTAGTAATGGTAAAGCTGTAGGAATAGGGGGTGAAAATGATGACAAGAAGGATGATGAAAATGATATTGATCAGGAAAAGAGAGTGGAATATGCAGTTCTGGATGAGCTAGAAGATTTTACCGACAATTTGATGGAAATagatgaagaaggaggagggTTCACATCTAAAGCAATCGTTCAAAGAGATAAAGTGGATGAAGAAGCCTTGAATTACTCATATGAG GATGACTTTGATAATGATGTGGATGCTCTACTGGAAGAGGGTCTTCGAGCACCCAAAACAAGGAGActagaaaatgagaaatatgGTGGTGAAAGTGATCACCAGTCTGATGGAGAAACAAGTGTGCAGCCAATGATGACCAAAATTAAAACTGTACTTAAAA GTCGTGGCCGCCCTCCTACAGAACCTTTGCCAGATGGATGGATCATGACATTCCATAACTCGGGCATTCCTGTATATCTGCACAGAGAATCTAGAGTTGTTACCTGGTCTAGACCTTATTTCTTGGGAACAGGAAGCATAAGG AAACATGATCCTCCCCTTAGTAGCATTCCCTGCTtgcattacaaaaaaatgaaggaaaatgaagaaagggaACAAAACAATGACATAACCCCAAATGGGGAAGTATCACCTGTAAAGCACCTAGATAAATCTTCAGAACTGGACTGCCAAACAGAAGAACCAGATTCTACTGCTGCTGATTCTGGGCCTTTAGATGATAAAGACCCCTCAGGGGGAGATGCAGCACAAGGAGCCTTAGGACAAGTTAAGGCCAAAGTTGAAGTATGTAAAGATGAATCTGTAG ATCTGGAAGATTTTAGACGCTATCTTGAAAAGCGTTTTGACTTTGAACAAGTTACCGTAAAAAAATTCAGAACCTGGGCTGAGAGACGGCAATTCAATCGTGAAATGAAGCGGAAGCAGGCAGAATCTGAGCGGCCTATTCTGCCTGCCAATCAGAAACTCATTACCTTGTCTGTGCAAGATGCACCTACAAAGAAAG aatttGTCATTAATCCCAATGGGAAGTCTGAAGTTTGCATACTGCATGAATATATGCAACGAGTCCTAAAGGTTCGCCCTGTTTACAATTTCTTTGAATGTG AGAACCCAAGTGAACCTTTTGGAGCCTCAGTGATTATTGATGGAGTAACTTATGGGGCAGGAACTGCCAGCAGCAAAAAACTTGCCAAGAATAAAGCTg CTCGAGCTACACTGGAAATCCTTATTCCCGACTTTGTTAAACAGACCTCTGAGGAGAAGCCCAAAGACAGTGAAGAACTTGAG TATTTTAACCATATCAGTATTGAGGACTCACGGGTATATGAACTCACCAGTAAAGCTGGACTCTTGTCTCCATATCAGATTCTCCATGAGTGCCTTAAAAG AAACCATGGAATGGGTGATACATCCATAAAGTTTGAAGTGATTCCTGGTAAAAATCAGAAGAGTGAATATGTCATGACTTGTGGCAAGCACACGGTGCGAGGCTGGT GCAAAAATAAGAGAGTGGGGAAACAATTAGCTTCTCAGAAAATCCTACAGCTACTGCATCCACATGTGAAAAATTGGGGCTCTCTTTTGCGTATGTATGGTAGAGAGAGTAGCAAGATGGTTAAACAG